From Fibrobacterota bacterium, a single genomic window includes:
- a CDS encoding M48 family metallopeptidase produces the protein MDSDPGPDPDSASPVYWEGTAEFFDGRQAKAHVIIVTIGPQGLEVRQGDAAGVYRRGEFELTERGGDDRFFSLALKAHAGAALAFRERPEALEWLRAAGLLRRNAWSATPLWGRALVLSGFLILFGAFMYFAGLDMLVNATVRALPPSIDHLLGGSATRAFESKLVKPPKGAARRALDKSAAMVFTLRPGYRDSVRILIVRDTSIKNAFAFPGGAIVVYTGMLRLLETQEEWMGLLAHEGAHLHLRHGTRRLVRGSLLGLGVSLLLGDMSGAGSVLLDNAGNLINLNYGRRDEAEADAFALETLRAHGYSASGLQTLFRKFLKFKELPGWAAFLSTHPATRDRIAAMKDAGKGPHGLLLTAEEWAALKRL, from the coding sequence TTGGATTCTGATCCGGGCCCGGATCCTGATTCCGCGTCCCCGGTTTATTGGGAAGGTACGGCGGAGTTCTTCGACGGCAGGCAGGCCAAAGCCCATGTGATCATCGTCACGATCGGGCCTCAAGGCTTGGAGGTGCGGCAGGGGGACGCGGCGGGGGTTTACCGCCGGGGCGAATTCGAATTGACGGAACGGGGCGGGGACGATCGTTTCTTCAGCCTGGCCCTCAAGGCGCATGCCGGCGCGGCCTTGGCCTTCCGGGAGCGGCCCGAAGCGTTGGAATGGCTGCGCGCCGCCGGACTCCTCCGCCGGAACGCCTGGTCCGCGACCCCGCTCTGGGGCCGGGCCCTGGTCCTGTCCGGATTCCTGATCCTGTTCGGCGCCTTCATGTATTTCGCCGGCCTGGACATGCTTGTGAACGCGACGGTGCGGGCGCTCCCCCCCAGCATCGATCATTTGCTCGGGGGGTCGGCCACCAGGGCCTTCGAGTCCAAGCTCGTCAAGCCGCCGAAGGGCGCGGCCCGGCGCGCCTTGGATAAGAGCGCCGCCATGGTATTCACGCTCCGGCCCGGCTACCGCGACAGCGTCCGCATCCTCATCGTACGGGACACGTCGATCAAGAACGCCTTCGCCTTTCCCGGCGGCGCCATCGTGGTCTATACGGGTATGTTGCGCTTGCTGGAGACCCAGGAGGAGTGGATGGGATTGTTAGCCCACGAGGGGGCGCACCTGCATTTACGACATGGCACGCGGCGCCTGGTGCGCGGCAGCCTGCTGGGTCTCGGGGTTTCCTTGTTGCTCGGGGACATGAGCGGCGCGGGTTCGGTCCTGCTCGACAATGCGGGGAACCTCATCAACCTGAATTACGGCCGCCGGGACGAAGCGGAGGCGGACGCCTTCGCCCTGGAGACTTTGAGGGCGCACGGCTACTCCGCTTCCGGGTTGCAGACCTTGTTCCGGAAATTCCTCAAGTTCAAGGAACTACCCGGTTGGGCCGCCTTCCTATCCACCCATCCGGCCACCCGCGATCGCATCGCGGCCATGAAAGATGCGGGAAAAGGCCCGCACGGCCTGCTCTTGACGGCGGAGGAGTGGGCGGCGCTAAAACGGTTATGA
- a CDS encoding DUF898 family protein, which yields MSGEYAPSAPASEEPTAAGDFHGKGGDLFLLWLANSALTILTLGIYFAWGKARIYKFFYGNTEFAGSRFRFTGTGKEIFIGTLKAIGLLIILYGLFFAGAYLQGRHKLRVAGILVTVIFFAAIVFLTQFAIYATVAYRASRARFREIDFRLAGSPLLFARDAIPRLLLGLVTFGFAFPLYTHWKIGRIYDNLSFGDLKFTWRKDAGAYWRLAMKGYFLSLLTCGVYYFIWLPKRFAFLLDHLSVGGCRFRGKITAEEIFLLTLTNILLVFFTLGFGSAWAVTRTMRFFISRVELENPSRLEAALQVGRQKAGVTGEALGNALDLGVGLGF from the coding sequence ATGTCCGGCGAATACGCGCCCAGCGCGCCTGCATCCGAAGAACCCACGGCCGCCGGCGATTTCCACGGTAAAGGGGGCGACCTTTTCCTGCTCTGGCTCGCCAACTCGGCGCTCACGATTCTCACTCTCGGCATTTATTTCGCGTGGGGCAAGGCCCGCATCTACAAGTTCTTTTACGGGAACACCGAATTCGCCGGATCGCGCTTCCGCTTTACCGGAACCGGCAAAGAGATCTTCATCGGTACCTTGAAGGCGATCGGGTTGCTTATCATACTGTATGGCCTCTTCTTCGCGGGAGCCTACCTGCAAGGCCGGCACAAGCTGAGGGTCGCGGGGATATTGGTCACCGTGATCTTCTTCGCAGCCATCGTCTTCCTCACCCAGTTCGCCATCTACGCCACCGTGGCTTATCGGGCGTCCCGGGCGCGTTTTCGCGAAATCGATTTCCGCTTAGCCGGGAGCCCGCTCCTCTTCGCGCGCGATGCCATTCCCCGTTTGCTCCTGGGATTGGTGACCTTCGGATTCGCCTTCCCCCTGTACACCCATTGGAAGATCGGGCGCATCTACGACAATCTTTCCTTCGGCGACCTGAAGTTCACCTGGCGCAAGGATGCGGGCGCCTACTGGCGGCTGGCGATGAAGGGATATTTCCTTTCCCTCCTCACCTGCGGGGTCTACTACTTCATCTGGTTGCCCAAGCGCTTCGCCTTCCTTCTCGATCATTTGAGCGTGGGCGGCTGCCGGTTCCGCGGGAAAATCACGGCGGAAGAAATCTTTCTACTCACCCTCACCAACATATTGCTCGTTTTCTTCACCCTCGGGTTCGGCTCGGCTTGGGCGGTGACGCGGACCATGCGTTTCTTCATTTCCCGCGTGGAGTTGGAAAACCCGTCCCGTCTGGAAGCGGCCCTGCAAGTCGGCCGCCAGAAAGCGGGCGTCACCGGCGAGGCCCTGGGCAATGCGCTGGACTTGGGCGTAGGACTTGGATTCTGA